The sequence CGACCCTCGTTGATCATGATGGTCCAGTCCGACGGTTCCTGCTGCGGTAGGCCCAGCCAGTACAGGTAGTGGCCGCTTTCTTCCGCGTACGCCCACGGAATGAGCCGGGCGTCCTGCGACGCGAGCGGCTCGGGTTTCGGTTCGGTCTTCCACAACTCGGCGAGCACCTCTTCTCGCTCCGCCGTCATGGCCACGAGGTCGTAGTCGGGATCCTCACACCCCGGCTCGAGGAGCCAGAACGTGTCGTCAAGGACTCCCCCACCGAAGCGTTCGACGAGTTCCTTGTAGTCGTCGGGCAGTGGGCTGCCGAGCTCTGCTTCGGCCGATTCCCAGTCCACGGCAGGCCGGTCGTCTTGGGCGGCGGCCTGGGGGTAGAGGCGGGCGAGCCGTTCGACAGCAGGGTGCATCATGACTCCATGATCAAGTCGGTCAGACTGGTTTGGGCACGTTGAGGATAGTAAGTGCGTTCGTCGCCGAGTCCGAGCCGTACGGGGTGAACTCAAATCCGCGGTTTCCGTGGGCTTCGATGAGCAGGCCCTTGGGAACGACGTCGGTGGCGTCGTTCGTGGCGTAGATGGGCGTGACGCTGTATTCGATGGTCTCGCCTCTGTCCGCGGCTTCTCGAATCTGGCCCTCGATCTTCCGCATGACCGGTGAGTTCGCAAACCGGTGCATGGTCACAAAGTTACGGGGATCCTTGTTGGAGCCGCCGATCTGCGCACCAAGCAGATGCGTCTTGTTGAGCTTCTTGTACTTTTCGTATCCGGGAACCTCGACCGACGGATTGGTTTTGCCGCCCGTCATGTCCGCCTCGATGGTGGCCTTCATCCCGGTGGCTCTGCCTCCCGGTCCGGGTTCGCCGTAGCGGACCCGTCCGCCCCATGTGACGTCCGCTTCGTCACACGCAGCCAGGCCCAGCGGGTCGCTGGCGCAATGGGGGTTGCGGACGTAGGTGTACGGGTTGGGGTCCGGGGCGACACCGAGGGGGTCCAGGGTGGTGTACCGCCCGGTCTCGGGGTCGTAGTAGCGGAAGTAGTTGGAGTGCAGACCGGTTTCGGGGTCAAAGTACTGGCCGGGAAAGCGCAGCGGGGTGTAGGCGGTGCTGTCGGCGGTCCAGCTCGTTCTTCCCCACAGTGTGCTGCGTGCCCGCCAT comes from Streptomyces aurantiacus and encodes:
- a CDS encoding SMI1/KNR4 family protein, producing the protein MMHPAVERLARLYPQAAAQDDRPAVDWESAEAELGSPLPDDYKELVERFGGGVLDDTFWLLEPGCEDPDYDLVAMTAEREEVLAELWKTEPKPEPLASQDARLIPWAYAEESGHYLYWLGLPQQEPSDWTIMINEGRGSDWEHQALPCAEFLARILTGELSSPMFPELPTSPHTFRPNSEII